In one window of Phalacrocorax aristotelis chromosome W, bGulAri2.1, whole genome shotgun sequence DNA:
- the SMAD4 gene encoding mothers against decapentaplegic homolog 4 isoform X2: MDNMSITNTPTSNDACLSIVHSLMCHRQGGESETFAKRAIESLVKKLKEKKDELDSLITAITTNGAHPSKCVTIQRTLDGRLQVAGRKGFPHVIYARLWRWPDLHKNELKHVKYCQYAFDLKCDSVCVNPYHYERVVSPGIDLSGLTLQSSAPSSMLVKDEYVHDYEGQPSLSSAEGHSVQTIQHPPSNRASTEPYSTPAMLAPTEASTTSTTNFPNIPVASTNSTTTWTGSRTAAYTPTIPHHQNGHLQHHPPMHPGHYWPVHNELAFQPPISNHPAPEYWCSIAYFEMDVQVGETFKVPSSCPIVTVDGYVDPSGGDRFCLGQLSNVHRTEAIERARLHIGKGVQLECKGEGDVWVRCLSDHAVFVQSYYLDREAGRAPGDAVHKIYPSAYIKVFDLRQCHRQMQQQAATAQAAAAAQAAAVAGNIPGPGSVGGIAPAISLSAAAGIGVDDLRRLCILRMSFVKGWGPDYPRQSIKETPCWIEIHLHRALQLLDEVLHTMPIADPQPLD, encoded by the exons ATGGACAATATGTCTATTACTAACACGCCAACAAGTAATGATGCTTGTCTGAGCATTGTTCACAGCTTGATGTGCCATCGACAAGGTGGAGAGAGTGAAACTTTTGCAAAACGCGCAATTGAAAGTTTAGTTAAAAagctaaaggagaaaaaagatgaaTTGGATTCTTTGATTACAGCTATAACCACAAATGGAGCTCATCCTAGCAAGTGTGTTACAATACAGAGAACGCTGGATGGGAGGCTTCAG GTGGCTGGTCGCAAGGGATTCCCTCATGTGATTTACGCTCGTCTTTGGAGGTGGCCTGATCTTCATAAAAATGAACTCAAGCATGTTAAATATTGTCAGTATGCTTTTGACTTAAAATGTGACAGTGTCTGTGTAAATCCTTACCATTATGAGCGTGTAGTATCGCCTGGCATTG atctCTCAGGACTGACACTACAGAGTTCTG CTCCATCAAGCATGTTGGTGAAAGACGAATACGTTCATGACTACGAGGGGCAGCCGTCATTGTCTTCTGCCGAAGGCCATTCGGTCCAAACCATCCAGCACCCACCAAGTAACAGGGCATCTACCGAGCCTTATAGCACCCCAGCCATGTTAGCTCCTACTGAGGCTAGCACTACCAGCACCACTAATTTTCCCAACATTCCTGTGGCTTCAACAA atagTACAACAACTTGGACTGGAAGTCGCACGGCAGCCTACACACCTACCATACCTCACCACCAGAATGGCCATCTTCAGCATCACCCACCTATGCATCCTGGACATTACT ggcCAGTTCACAATGAACTTGCATTCCAGCCTCCTATATCAAATCATCCTG CTCCAGAATACTGGTGTTCAATCGCATATTTTGAAATGGACGTGCAAGTTGGGGAAACGTTTAAGGTCCCTTCAAGCTGTCCAATTGTCACTGTTGATGGATACGTGGATCCTTCTGGAGGAGACCGTTTTTGCCTGGGCCAGCTTTCCAACGTGCATAGAACAGAAGCCATTGAGAGAGCAAG GTTGCACATAGGTAAAGGGGTGCAGTTGGAGTGCAAAGGAGAAGGTGACGTGTGGGTTAGATGCCTCAGTGACCACGCGGTCTTCGTTCAGAGTTACTACCTGGATAGAGAAGCAGGGCGTGCACCAGGGGATGCTGTTCACAAGATTTACCCAAGTGCATATATAAAG gtgtttGATTTACGCCAATGTCATCGCCAGATGCAACAGCAGGCTGCGACTGCCCAAgctgccgctgctgcccaaGCTGCAGCAGTAGCTGGAAACATCCCTGGACCAGGATCAGTAGGTGGAATAGCCCCAGCCATTA GtttgtcagctgctgctggaattGGTGTAGATGACCTTCGCCGCTTATGCATACTCAGGATGAGTTTTGTAAAAGGTTGGGGACCTGATTACCCAAGACAGAGCATCAAAGAGACACCGTGCTGGATCGAAATTCACTTACACCGTGCCCTCCAGCTTCTAGATGAAGTACTTCATACCATGCCTATTGCAGACCCACAACCTCTAGACTGA
- the SMAD4 gene encoding mothers against decapentaplegic homolog 4 isoform X1 yields the protein MDNMSITNTPTSNDACLSIVHSLMCHRQGGESETFAKRAIESLVKKLKEKKDELDSLITAITTNGAHPSKCVTIQRTLDGRLQVAGRKGFPHVIYARLWRWPDLHKNELKHVKYCQYAFDLKCDSVCVNPYHYERVVSPGIDLSGLTLQSSAPSSMLVKDEYVHDYEGQPSLSSAEGHSVQTIQHPPSNRASTEPYSTPAMLAPTEASTTSTTNFPNIPVASTSQPTSILTGSHSDGLLQIASGPQPGTQQNGFTAQPATYHHNSTTTWTGSRTAAYTPTIPHHQNGHLQHHPPMHPGHYWPVHNELAFQPPISNHPAPEYWCSIAYFEMDVQVGETFKVPSSCPIVTVDGYVDPSGGDRFCLGQLSNVHRTEAIERARLHIGKGVQLECKGEGDVWVRCLSDHAVFVQSYYLDREAGRAPGDAVHKIYPSAYIKVFDLRQCHRQMQQQAATAQAAAAAQAAAVAGNIPGPGSVGGIAPAISLSAAAGIGVDDLRRLCILRMSFVKGWGPDYPRQSIKETPCWIEIHLHRALQLLDEVLHTMPIADPQPLD from the exons ATGGACAATATGTCTATTACTAACACGCCAACAAGTAATGATGCTTGTCTGAGCATTGTTCACAGCTTGATGTGCCATCGACAAGGTGGAGAGAGTGAAACTTTTGCAAAACGCGCAATTGAAAGTTTAGTTAAAAagctaaaggagaaaaaagatgaaTTGGATTCTTTGATTACAGCTATAACCACAAATGGAGCTCATCCTAGCAAGTGTGTTACAATACAGAGAACGCTGGATGGGAGGCTTCAG GTGGCTGGTCGCAAGGGATTCCCTCATGTGATTTACGCTCGTCTTTGGAGGTGGCCTGATCTTCATAAAAATGAACTCAAGCATGTTAAATATTGTCAGTATGCTTTTGACTTAAAATGTGACAGTGTCTGTGTAAATCCTTACCATTATGAGCGTGTAGTATCGCCTGGCATTG atctCTCAGGACTGACACTACAGAGTTCTG CTCCATCAAGCATGTTGGTGAAAGACGAATACGTTCATGACTACGAGGGGCAGCCGTCATTGTCTTCTGCCGAAGGCCATTCGGTCCAAACCATCCAGCACCCACCAAGTAACAGGGCATCTACCGAGCCTTATAGCACCCCAGCCATGTTAGCTCCTACTGAGGCTAGCACTACCAGCACCACTAATTTTCCCAACATTCCTGTGGCTTCAACAA GTCAACCTACCAGTATATTGACAGGTAGCCATAGTGATGGACTCTTACAGATTGCTTCAGGGCCTCAGCCAGGAACTCAGCAGAATGGGTTTACAGCTCAGCCAGCTACTTACCATCACA atagTACAACAACTTGGACTGGAAGTCGCACGGCAGCCTACACACCTACCATACCTCACCACCAGAATGGCCATCTTCAGCATCACCCACCTATGCATCCTGGACATTACT ggcCAGTTCACAATGAACTTGCATTCCAGCCTCCTATATCAAATCATCCTG CTCCAGAATACTGGTGTTCAATCGCATATTTTGAAATGGACGTGCAAGTTGGGGAAACGTTTAAGGTCCCTTCAAGCTGTCCAATTGTCACTGTTGATGGATACGTGGATCCTTCTGGAGGAGACCGTTTTTGCCTGGGCCAGCTTTCCAACGTGCATAGAACAGAAGCCATTGAGAGAGCAAG GTTGCACATAGGTAAAGGGGTGCAGTTGGAGTGCAAAGGAGAAGGTGACGTGTGGGTTAGATGCCTCAGTGACCACGCGGTCTTCGTTCAGAGTTACTACCTGGATAGAGAAGCAGGGCGTGCACCAGGGGATGCTGTTCACAAGATTTACCCAAGTGCATATATAAAG gtgtttGATTTACGCCAATGTCATCGCCAGATGCAACAGCAGGCTGCGACTGCCCAAgctgccgctgctgcccaaGCTGCAGCAGTAGCTGGAAACATCCCTGGACCAGGATCAGTAGGTGGAATAGCCCCAGCCATTA GtttgtcagctgctgctggaattGGTGTAGATGACCTTCGCCGCTTATGCATACTCAGGATGAGTTTTGTAAAAGGTTGGGGACCTGATTACCCAAGACAGAGCATCAAAGAGACACCGTGCTGGATCGAAATTCACTTACACCGTGCCCTCCAGCTTCTAGATGAAGTACTTCATACCATGCCTATTGCAGACCCACAACCTCTAGACTGA